A region from the Palaemon carinicauda isolate YSFRI2023 chromosome 9, ASM3689809v2, whole genome shotgun sequence genome encodes:
- the LOC137646469 gene encoding zinc finger BED domain-containing protein 5-like has protein sequence MAKRSYKDAFLDFGFTNIVDHGIIKPQCVICCEVLSNESLKSNKLKRHLTSKHPQHALQERAFFERKEAALKRQRFETPDNPAVVALKQATLASYKVAWRISNKKVPYTIGEDLVKPAAIDMVKTVCGEDVARKLEIIPLSNDTVRRRIVDMSLDIKHQVVDRIKAKGAFSLQLDESTDVSDNAQLLVYVKYEGPVDLEEEFLFCRALPTTTTGEDIFQMVDQFLKEEELSWTNCFSICSDGAPAMLGARKGFTALVKKVNPMVNVVHCLLLRENLVGRHLSPGLNEVMNEAVQIVNYIKTSALNTRLFEQLCADFDAEHRHLLFHSNIRWLSRGKLLRRLLDLRDELEIFLIEKKCGLVNKLANKMWLLQVGYLNDIFVALNNLNISMQGRNQTIAGVAENLSSFKCNLKLWLSNVKRGKFAAFPSVAEFLEMWEETSQNDAKIFIVPHLTELMAEFDRRIPEEHIRTQSWVRNPFNINVEDLPESVPGLPEQLIEVQNEHLLKDLFKEVSLSEFWIQVKKEKSIVGVEAVKVLLPFVTTYLCEQGFSALTHMKNKSRNKLNPEHDMRCSLTTMIPRFDKLVNEKQHHGSH, from the coding sequence ATGGCGAAACGATCATACAAGGATGCCTTCCTAGACTTCGGATTCACAAACATCGTTGATCATGGAATCATCAAGCCTCAGTGTGTTATCTGCTGCGAAGTTCTGTCAAATGAGTCGCTGAAATCTAATAAGTTGAAAAGACATCTGACTTCAAAGCACCCTCAACATGCTCTCCAAGAGAGAGCTTTTTTTGAAAGAAAAGAAGCTGCTCTGAAACGACAAAGGTTTGAGACACCTGACAATCCAGCAGTAGTGGCTTTGAAGCAAGCCACATTGGCATCATATAAGGTTGCATGGAGAATTTCAAACAAGAAAGTACCCTACACTATTGGAGAAGATCTCGTCAAGCCTGCAGCCATTGACATGGTAAAAACGGTGTGTGGAGAAGACGTAGCAAGAAAACTGGAAATTATCCCGTTGTCAAATGACACTGTGCGCAGGAGAATAGTGGACATGTCACTTGATATCAAACACCAAGTAGTAGATCGCATCAAGGCCAAGGGAGCCTTTAGCTTGCAGCTAGATGAGTCAACAGACGTAAGTGATAACGCCCAACTGTTAGTTTATGTTAAGTATGAGGGGCCAGTAGATCTGGAAGAGGAGTTTCTCTTTTGTCGTGCATTGCCAACAACCACTACAGGAGAAGATATTTTTCAAATGGTTGACCAGttcttgaaagaggaagaactttcATGGACAAACTGCTTCAGCATTTGTTCTGACGGAGCACCAGCGATGCTTGGGGCACGAAAAGGCTTCACAGCACTTGTAAAAAAAGTTAATCCCATGGTTAACGTTGTGCATTGCCTGCTACTTCGTGAAAATCTGGTTGGTCGACACCTGTCACCTGGACTGAACGAAGTGATGAACGAAGCAGTTCAAATTGTCAACTACATCAAAACTAGTGCACTGAATACTCGGTTGTTCGAGCAGTTATGTGCCGATTTCGACGCAGAACACaggcatctcctcttccactcaaaCATCagatggctttcaagaggaaaattacTACGACGACTACTGGATCTTCGGGATGAGTTGGAAATATTCCTGATTGAAAAGAAATGCGGCTTAGTGAACAAATTGGCGAACAAGATGTGGCTCCTACAAGTGGGGTATCTCAATGACATTTTTGTTGCACTCAACAATCTGAATATCAGCATGCAAGGCCGCAACCAGACAATTGCTGGAGTTGCAGAAAATCTGTCTTCTTTCAAATGCAACCTAAAACTGTGGTTAAGCAACGTGAAGCGAGGGAAATTTGCAGCTTTTCCTAGTGTGGCAGAATTTCTAGAGATGTGGGAGGAGACATCTCAGAATGATGCCAAAATTTTTATTGTACCACACTTGACTGAGTTGATGGCAGAGTTTGACAGACGAATTCCAGAAGAACACATTCGAACCCAGTCGTGGGTGAGAAATCCTTTCAACATAAATGTTgaagacctgccagaaagcgttcCAGGACTCCCAGAGCAACTTATTGAGGTTCAAAATGAACATTTGTTGAAGGacctcttcaaggaagtatctctttCTGAATTCTGGATTCAGGTAAAGAAAGAGAAGTCTATAGTAGGAGTTGAGGCGGTGAAAGTGTTGCTCCCATTTGTAACAACATACCTTTGCGAGCAAGGTTTCTCGGCTCTGACTCATATGAAAAATAAGTCGAGGAACAAGCTTAACCCCGAGCATGATATGAGATGCAGCCTTACGACAATGATTCCACGATTTGACAAACTGGTAAACGAAAAGCAGCACCATGGAtcccattaa
- the LOC137646786 gene encoding LOW QUALITY PROTEIN: ficolin-2-like (The sequence of the model RefSeq protein was modified relative to this genomic sequence to represent the inferred CDS: deleted 1 base in 1 codon): MSTSNTQLSGCKTTRQHPEKYHPDLSLQVFCDMETEGGGWTVIQRRADIEPREDFFRTWTEYALGFGNLKGEFWLGNDNIHALTDQTLNEVRFDLVDFNNNTRWANYKFFYVHDRKSLYKLEAHGYSGDAGDSLTEHSGYKFSTKDSDNDIQYTPIAVQLCSKGPGGIRRVMHQTLMGCIFLETILPMPMELTGLRGLVITTPLRTQK, encoded by the exons ATGTCGACCTCAAATACGCAATTGTCAGGATGTAAAACGACAAGGCAACACCCCGAAAAATATCATCCTGATCTTTCACTTCAG GTGTTCTGTGACATGGAGACCGAAGGTGGTGGGTGGACTGTAATTCAGCGTCGGGCTGACATTGAACCCAGAGAAGACTTCTTCCGCACCTGGACGGAATATGCCCTTGGCTTTGGTAACCTGAAGGGAGAGTTCTGGTTAGGAAATGACAATATCCACGCTCTGACTGATCAAACGCTAAATGAAGTTAGATTCGATTTGGTCGATTTCAATAACAATACACGGTGGGCCAATTATAAG TTTTTCTATGTCCACGACCGAAAATCTTTGTACAAATTAGAGGCTCATGGCTACAGTGGAGATGCGGGAGATTCTTTAACGGAACACAGTGGTTACAAATTTTCAACCAAGGACAGCGATAACGATATACAGTACACTCCGATAGCTGTGCAGTTAT GTTCAAAGGGGCCTGGTGGTATAAGGCGTGTCATGCATCAAACCTTAATGGGCTGTATCTTTCTGGAAACCATACTTCCTATGCCAATGGAGTTAACTGGTTTGCGTGGCTTGGTCATCACTACTCCCTTAAGAACACAGAAATAA